DNA sequence from the Sphaeramia orbicularis chromosome 13, fSphaOr1.1, whole genome shotgun sequence genome:
acagtaataacatatTTGATCATTGTGTAGGAGTATGGGATTTCATTGTGACAATTATATTTTACCTTGATTTCCATGTAATTAATCCCTTCATCCGGTTATCTTTAGTACATTTCAATCTAATTCTGATTGTAGTGGCTTGCAGACAGAACTCACATTAAGATGCACTGACAGTCCTCTTAATTATCTAATATTAAAAGTTTTGCAATACAAACATATCCTCcaagtttcatttatttttgatttatcaTTAGCAGTGTGCTCACATGGTTAAATCCTCATATCAGTTTTCAAACAGGGTGGGTCTCACACAAATAACCCATATTCTGAATCGGTGGTGGATGTCTTTCATTTCCAACTGTGCCTTAAGGCAGCATCCCAGTCAGCCAGAGGCCTTACCAAGCCTTCCACCTCGCCCTACTGGCAGTCTGAATAActtcaggtttcattcaactaTTACAGCCACAGCAGTAAATTAATATAATAGTGTTTCATAGTCTTTCAGGAatgtaaaaccacaaataatccCAACCCTTACTCATAAACAAGAGGGAaccattaaaatgactaaataaataattGCAACTTCTTAAAATGACTTATcagcatctaaaatgtttaaattgtgcactctaattcagttaaaaatgaagtgaaaagggTTTTAGATGCCTCATATTGGCCTCCCATCAACACTTAGACATTGTACACACTAAAAGCACTCCTTCTTCCTAATGGGGACAGAAGTGGAAGAGAGGATGAGAAAGGAATGCATTACGTCTGCATGGCATGTGTAAACATCCAGAAAGCCAATATGCCTTTCGTCTCActacacagacagacatacaagcTGCTGACTGCTCTGAGCAACTGTTagtctggtattttttttttagccaagtgcGTCTTATTCTAATTCTGCTGTCTACTAAACTCTAAAGCTCAACCTCTCAAGTTAACACCAATTACTTTTCCACCGCTGAGTGTGCAGTTTTGCTAATATTAACTCCAGATCCTGCGTGAGCCCATGCTGGAATATGTGCGGAGGTGTTTGTGTGATTTATGTTGGCTCAGACACAAAAAAGTTGGTTCTGTTCCCAGAAAGTAGTCGGTAAAGATTAGAAACAGTCATGCAGTAATTTTAGgcttcttctctgctcctcccCTTCACCACAGCTTTATTTCCACAGCTTGACGTCAGTCGGTCAACTCTGTCCACAGCTGGCAGCCTGACAGAAGACCTACAAAGTGGCCTACATGTAAGACTTGGAGCAAAGAGGCAGCAGCAGTGACTTTAAGGTGTTTAGTGGTATTGTTGAGGGAAGTGACAAATGTGTGGGTGGGAGAATGAACAAACTGTGATGGGAAAAAGGAAGGACAGAtattaactctttatagggcactcactgagatactctgaaattcaaaatttaaacctTAATGTGTTTTTGGACAACAGTGTCCCCCCTCTTAccataaaacacaggtgtcaaacatgcggcccgggggccatatctggcccgccaaaggttccattctggcccgcgggatgaaagtgcaaaaattaacctgaacagtcaaggttgtccaaataattttggttcaggttccacatacagaccaatgtgatctcaagtaaaaataacaacacaataacccataaataatgacaactacaaattttctttgtgaaaaattatgtggaaaaaatgtaagtgaaaaaaaataacattacactgtgaaaatatttacatttacaaaactattctttcacaataaaatgcaaataaatacataaataaaaacaaagattaacaacccgaaatgtgcaaatttaacaatattctgcctgttactaagtgttttgtgcagttatggatccactgtgatctgtagttgtgttaataataagagatggaatattgtagaaattgttcaaattttatttccaaaatccaaaatttttacaaattctgcctgttaccaaatgtttatgtaacactgtgtgtaatgtacatgtataaataataagtcgaggcataatattgttaaaactgcactaatttttcaaattaaatttctgtttttcaagttattcatgtcttttttgtaaaatgtaaatattttcataatttaattgtttttttgtttttgtttttttgtactaaaacaaaaagaaaaacttggatttgtcattatttataggttattaaatcattattttactggtctggcccacttgagatcaaattgggctaaatatagcccctgaaccaaaatgagtttgacacccctgccataaaacatctgagtagcacttgctaaaaagtaaacacatacaataaaatgactgctataaggtcataaactgctAAAATccctcatattttttttttttaagtttactttatttcaaatgtgcaacaagacaaagtaatcttacttagtcattagaaataaaacaggtagtaagaagtcatggaagaaaacaaaaaaacaaaacttatacatgtacatgatttcatttgcacattcgaaaaggagcgggaggaAGTATGACTTATTTAattccaccccttctccacacaatagtctatcctttagcttcctatcagcataatatatgaaaagtcaagtcccttagatcttttgtaagtaattaacctcacttatcatcctcacatacacatacataataatattcattatttACAGCGACAaattttctataaaatctctctgaatcactgtattgtGGTATAAAAACCAACACACTTCTTGACTttactgaggcacgggattggccccatatttaatgttggctgaaattaccaaaaatagtcacttgcccaattaaGAGTCAACAAatctcaaaaaaacaaaattttgtgAATGTGCTGGGTAAATCAGGCAGGATTACACTTCTGCATCTCTGTGAGTCCAAAAGAGGCTATTATGTAAACAGACTGCACTTCTACTACTGCTTACATCAGAGAGTCCAGGACTTGTTGAAGCATACAGGCCTGAGGCAGCGTCTGAAAGCCTCAGCCTCCACTGTCAGTTGAATAGCAGACAAATGAAGTGAATTATAAAGCAAGGAAACTAAGTGTCAGTCTGGAAGCCGAGTTTGGCAGCAGGATCCAGACAGGGATTAATACAAGACTGTATTTAGTGTAAACTGTCCCTGAGTTTGGTTGTATTTTAAGGGAATCCAGTGAGTGTAGGTATTATTAATGTATTTTAACTCCTTGTCTTTCACAGGGGTAGACTGTTGCAGGAGGAGGGTGAAACCTGCAAAAGAGAGCGAGACACAATGCTTGCTAAGAGGTCATGGGCTGGAGGCCAGATAAGCGACGGGCAGCAATAGGATTGTTTACAGGAGCCCGAATGACATCCTGAAATGTAGGCCCTGCAGTCCTTATAAGGCAAGTTGGAAAGATAACACAGACAATGTACTGTGCACCATGGAAAAGAATGTTTGCATTACTCTAAGAACACACTTTTAATcaaatgaaaatctttacatatTCTTGGAAAGACACATTTTACATTGAAAATTAATGTGAAATAAAGACTTTATATAAATACAGACTTCAGTTTTAATAGTTTGTCAGTACAGTAAGCAGTATATTGGAAACCCCTGGAGCTTACGTTACCTTCATGATCCACTAGATGGCAGCGTgagcattaaaaataataaagagGCCAAAAACCTGTGTTGTATACAAATAGTTTCCTGTTAAAAATATCTGTATtctctatttttatatattcttatgtCTATTTCTGTGTGAAACATGTGGCTCAACAATCTAAAATGAGATgttattaattaaataaaacaccAAACATGTTCTGCAGTTTGTCTATGCGGTGTATGCTGTCTGTAACGAGACAATATGGAGTATATCATGGAACTACATAGAGTGCAATATGCTATGTTACCTATATCGTTATTATAACTGCATTGTTTGGCCTACCAATTAGTTATTACATTGATTGACTGCTATGATAATCAATATTGTTTTTAAAGAATCAAAATCGTCTGGTTTCAgtttcttaaatgtgaatattctccAATTTCTATCCTCCTCTATAAAAGTACATTAAATATCTTTGGTTGCGGACCAAATGTGACACTTGCGGACATGATAATGAACTCTAGTAAGTACTTTTCCACCATCTTTTGATGTTTTATAGAACAAAAAACTAACCAATGAATTAAGTCAATAATTGTCAGATTATCTGATGATGAAAATATTCATTAGTTGCAGCAGTATTGAATACATAAGCATCATACAGTTTATGATTACGAAGAGAAATTAAGACTCATAAAGGCCTATGTCCCTTtattaaagatttatttattttttattttttttacgagTTAGACATGTACAATTCCAGTATCTAACAGAATTAATAGACAGTTTTTACCACCAGGCTGTCAGGCTCCTTAACTCAATATAAAACTGTTCAAGACACTGAACTAAACGTCATGTTGTTCACAAACACAACATGTCTGCTGTGTCTGGACCGTTTACAACCTTATACTGTATGACTCTATGGTCTGTGTTATTGCTTTATCACCTGTAatgtcactattattattattacttatctGCATTACTGATCTTGCAAATATTTCTTAGTTGTTTTAGCTCTGGACCCTGTACATGTACAGAGTCATATTCCTCTTAATGTTTATATTTTGATTCATATTTTTAGACTTTTTCTTATATTTTGTATTTCTATAGTATTGTGAATAGTGAGTTGATTGGTTCTTTTTGTTCAtaacatttgtttgtttgattattttttattttgaatttgcattaaaaccaaacaacaaaaagattatataaaagaaagttcaacattcaaaaaggagtggagcATTTCATTGCATTGTTAACTGTGTGTTAAATAAACAAATCTGAATCTACAGCTTTTTTGGGGGTAAAGTTTCAACATCATGTGTCTGGTTATAAATACACTGTTGCATAATATTtttggaataatttttttttcagacacattcctttatttattctcattcatacacatcagtaatcacctctgaccaAGTACAATCATTTCACACCATCAAGAATAAATCTCATTGTCACAACCATTTCacaagaagaggtaaaaatatttaattccaacctcatgggcaacagtgtaaatgTTCAGAATTTCATCTATAGTCTTTTACTTTACTCTCAATGGGCtaaacaaccaaaagcatctactaatctacaatgtttaataacttttgaaccactaatcctatcaattcactgaaataattcaggtaaaatgtaattcctccacttctcatcagtatcagatatgacccatttggacattcagaggcttcatagggaatgtggaaacaccatcatcttctgcaacattgattcaccagtaaaacccatggagtttgatcattgacagtggatggacacacttggtgtacgttcagttattgatatctttgctgaaaaagtcatttctcCTTAACTTTTCTCTGTCTATTGTGTCTGGCTATAAATGCACTGCTGTCcataaagttttaaaaaatttgttttcagacgcattcctctttttattcctatttatacacctcagtaatcacctttgaccaggtacaactgttacatactgagtcccagttacactttatctaccaagaataaatcacattgtcacaatccttCCATGAGAATTTTATTCCAacagtgtagtttttttttttttttatgtgagacACTTAGCTTATTTCAGTaactgatatattttgttgaaaaagtcaccttttcttcaaatttgatatcacaacctttgaatttactctgagcttttattaacatctacatgatcagtgaattaaatatgaggaaaaaatagGATTTACCCCCAAAAAATtgaaaatactgaggataataagataataaatggtgataaattacttaagaaaggttaaatagagagaaaacttaatttggaactgccacaaaagcagcactgggtctttatgggttgagtgtagatttatttattttttttacccttaaagactcaaacagacactggtgaccaaaagtatctactgatctaaactgtcctATACCTGtttattcactaatcctatcaattcatgtaaattattggtgtaaaatgcagtttgtcatcttttcatggtcattagatatgacccatttggacgttcagaggctccgtagtgaatatggaaacaccgtcaacttctacaacattgattcatcagtaaaacccatggagttggatcaatgacagtggatggacacacttggtttatgttcagttattgatattttactaaaaaagtcacagcagttttctctgttttgatataatcccctttgaatttattctgtccttgaatgaacatctaaattaaatacaggaaaatacatgatttacagggaaaaatgcaaaatgcaatggataaaatattaataaatggtgataaatgactgaagaaaggttatagagagagaaattcatttgggaactgccataaaagtagcactgggtctttattgggttGAGTgtagatttatttcttttttttttttttacccttaaagacccaaacagacaccggtgaccaaaagtatctactgatctaaactgttttatacctgttgatccactaatcctatcaatacatgcaaataattggtcatcttttattaaatatgacccatttggactttcaaaggctctgtagtgaatgtggaaacattgtcatcttcaacaacattgattcaccagtaaaacccatggagttggatcaatgacagtggatggagacatttggtttatcttcagttattgacatctttgctgaaaaagtcactttttcttcagttttctctgttttgatataataccctttgaattctgaccttgaatgaacatctaaatcaaatacaggaaaatacatgatttacagtgaaaaacacaaaatacaaaggataatatattaataaatggtgataaatcacttaagaaaggttaattagagagagaaactcatttgggaactgccataaaagtagttctgggtctttatgggttaagtgtaactataataataataataataataataataataataataataataataataataataataataataataataataataactttatttatatagcacctttaaaaactgactttacaaggtgctttgacaaacaaagcaaaagtgcacaacagcagaataaaaacatagcaaacaaaacaatgaaagagATAagtacagaaaacacaaaatcatgactaactttgaatgtatcatagtggagagggcagacaTAACATTATATGACGATAAAAccctttaggtcaggggtgttaaacatgcggcccgggggccaaatccggcccgccaaagggtccaatctggcccctgggatgaatttgtgaaacgcaaaaattacattgaagatattaacaatcaaggatgttaaaataattttaggtcaattcaatctaaagtgagtcagaccagtcaaatactatcataataaactataaataatgaaaaccataagtttttctctttttttgttgtaaaaaaaaagtacaattacacaaaaatgtttacacttagactagcctttgacaaaaaatgtgaataacctgaacaaatatgaacaacctgaaatgtctgaagagaattcAGTGTAATagcactaatattctgcctgttattaaaggttgtgtgtatttgtagatccactgtgatctgtacgttagaatgaacatgtagaaatgagaatcTGAGGCCagataatggcataaattgttacaattgcccttttttttcttaataaatttcattttgttcatggttgttcatgtttttcacatttttttaaaggatagtttgtaggtgttaacattttgatcatataattttactttttttccactctaaaacatataaGTTAGACATAtacattttggaattgatattatttctataatcttaTGATATTATTTGAATgattcggcccacttcaggtcattttgggcagtatgtggcccctgaactaatatgagtttgacacccctgctttaggtgtgTTAAGGCCTCTTTCTTTCCCACCACAGGCCTTGTTTGTAAATAGGCCCGGGTCTACATGCAGCTGCTGATACACCTGATCCCTCTTGTTTTGGCTGTAACTGATTGTGTCCTTGCAGTTACTGTCATTCACACTTAAAGAGAGATGAGTGaaggcagtgtttgtgtgtttatggtgCTGATACCCtctctcctcatcctcctccctcctcctccctcctcctccctcctcttcatccaccctcccctcccctccctcccccttcCACCTGGCCTGGCAGCTCTGACACCCAGGCCGTGGCTCTGCTTGAAAACAAACTGCGGCGGCGGCTCCGGTTACCGAGGCCGATCGATGCGCTGCAGGGTGTCGCATTGCCCGGAGGGTCGAGTATCGATGCATGGCCGATCGCTATCATAATCACACTTCCCCCTCTTATCGCTTAGCTGCTGAATAAAACATCTGCCTTCCTGCTCATGGATCGCTCACCCCCAAAAATCTGGAgggaaagagatttttttttgtgaagtgtctttgagatGAGTGGAGTAACATGAGAGAAGTGCATGATGATACCCGAACAAATGAGGGCCCAAAGTTGTTTTTATCTCAAGGATCTCCAAATAGACCCACTGCTTCTTTGGCAGCAACTCTGTGATGCAAAGACAAATTGGGCATTTTGCTTGAAAATGAAAGCAAGGTCATCCTCCCCCCATCTTTAAACGTTGTGTCATAATATCACTGTCATAACAGGGTTACAAGCTCCAGGTTTATGAGGCCAGATTAGATCTCATGTTTAGAGGTTCAACTTCCCATGTGTCATACTGGATCATCCAACTGCTAAATCCAAACCATTTCTTGAACAGGCCTGTTTGCTCCATCAGAGAAATTTGGCAGTGATATCTAAGTGAAAACATTAAGGGATGTAAAGTTAGGACATAAAAGATGGGATTTTCATAATGGAGATGTTAGCAAAACCatcctatttaaccctttcatgcatactggtcactacactggacagtgatcaaaggtgttttcttgtatatttatagatttgtTGTTTAGtgcatccactgcaattcatactattaatgtaactttgctgttctagataaacctgatctgcagtaacatgtttgagtgtaaaaaaattccTAATTGTTACTAGcctgtaataaacagttttgttttgttttttttttaaaccaaaacttgtttgttttttgcatattatctccatacaggtatgttcaaatgtgagaaaacatcagattagcagcattaaaaatgtctttatttcatagttttcacgtagTATGTCagcaaatatatgtttctttgcctctaaaattaaacgcatggtgtccagctgagtgaacatttttgtaactccatgaaaaataggttcataaaaaatccatcacattgttttttgtttttttttcatgcctaaagacgaataaaaacaccccgtaaaaaaaaaaatcctgcttaaggttctcataattcatgcatgaaagggttaattcttttttttatcaaataaacaGGAAAGTAAACTTGTTCCATCATTGTAGCTGCTGGGTGTTTAAATgtctgcttaacccataaagacagccACCagcgaacaaaagcatctactgatctaaaatcttaATAACTTCTAAtatactaatcctatcagtacatttaaataattggtgtaaaatacagtttgtcatcttttcatggtcatcagatatgacccatttccatgttcactacagagcctgtgaacgTGGAAATGGAAATACCTggaaatacctgttgatccactaatccttttaaaacatgtaaataattggtgtaaaatacagtgtcatcttttcatagtcatcagatgtgagccatttggatgttcagaggctctgtagttaccgtggaaacaccttcatcttctacaacattgattcaccagtaaaacccatggagtttgataaaggacagtggatggagacacttggtttatgtttagttaatgatatctttgctgaaaagttactctttcctgagttttctctgtttaagcCTCAattgtaatctgagcttttataaacatctacatgatcagtaaattaaatataggaaaattccagattttcattgaaaaatcataaaatgataataataataataataataataataataataataataataataatataacaaatggtgatcaatcacataagaaaagttaagtatagagcaaaaaaaatattttggaactgccacataagtagcactgggtctttatgggttaaaatactttTTAAGGGGAGACTTCATTTTCATTTAAGTTCAGTTTCATTTAAGTCATTTAcaaccgctttttttttttttttttttttacataaatttaTGTCCACTTCCTGGGATAAGAGTTAACTCTGCAACTTCATCTTAAATGATCACATGCATGaactacactgttacccataaagttacaataattattcttgtaaaatttaTTCTCATGCAATGATTATGACAATATGATTTATCttggtagataaagtgtaactggggctcagtatgtaatcattgtacctggtcaaagtggttactgatgtgtataaacaggaataaaaagagggatgtgtctgaaaacaaaaatattctAACTTTATTGGCAACAACGTATTAGATTGCACTATATGATGTTAGCAATAATctcaaaaataacacaataaaccaCTATCAAAACATTTTAACAGTAATAGGATACTTCTATAGTGTTTGTCTTCCAGACAGAACCACCTTATCAATGTGAAAACAAGCACCACAATGCATAAAGCATAAAGTCATGAAATTATCCTGGCAAATCTAATcagcatttttttatttgtttgttttaattaaaagatcttttattcttttgtttttaacACACTTTGTGTTTATGGTGATCTATACAACGAATTTCCACACAATACTGTGTTCTTTGTGTTATTAGAAATTTTGGCAACCCTAATTAAAAGCATGCTACATTCAGTCTTGATAATGTGCAGCTTTGGTTCAATTTTGTTTTCATGggatatcttaaaaaaaaaaaaaaaaaaaaaaaaagagttgaattTACACAAGATATGATAACACTATTTAAATTCATAAAGTCTATTAAAAGTAAATACAAGGTGTGACTGGGGGCCTCCTGGGGGCCTTGGGGCCCAGACCAGCTGCTTTTTATCCTTGCACCTCAGGGTTTTGATGAGCAAAAACTTGTCGTTTTTTTCCGGCCTCTGCAACACAATCTCCCTTAAACCTCTGGCAGAAGTCAGGATTTGCCTAAAGACAAATACTCACTTCTGCATCAGGTTAAAAAGTCACGGAAGATGTTAATTGTATTTCAGAATCAATGCTGAAGTATATTTCCTGACTGAGTCTTCCTTCTGACTTGGCTTCACCTTAGAGCTATAAATCAGTGAGACTACTTTGCCCACACACGGATAGAGCACAGGTGCTAGCCTTAAGCACACTAGGGGTTAACGGCATAAGGAATAACATGTAGTATGATGTGAGGTGTGATCCATTAAATGTTGAGACGGTGGAGCAAcagaaaaacagatgtggaaggcAACTTGTCTGTAAAGATAGAGTTCTGAAATCTAATATAAGGTGTTATTTAACATAAATATGCATTGTACTCAACAGTAAAGTATTAATATCAACAGCTAACAGCACAATTTATTGGCAATAAAAATGTAGCGCTATGACAATTTAACCCCTGTATATGTGACCACTAAATCTGAACGGAGGTTAGGTGCCAACTGTTAGAGAGAGGTAAGGTGAGACTAGCTGTTAAGCTATTAAGACAATTAACAAAGTGGTCAGGAGGGGCCGGGCGGCAGAGAGGAACAGCCTGAAATGGAGAGAGATGAGGGTGTGAAGTGACAGTCAGCACATCTGGTCTCATCAATAATGCAGTGGGCCTTTAAACGGCAGTTTGTCGCATATTGAGCGCTGCTGACTGAAATCAAGCCCGATACCCAAGAGGCTGTCAGGGGAGAGTGAAAGGGtaacagcagaggaggaggaggatggagggggCCGGCAAGGATACTGGAGAAaaggaaagttaaaaaaaataataaatgtattgCCACTGTCTATATAGCATATAACAAAAAAATACCCGATTGCTCAGAGAAACAGGTTGATGATCAGCTAATATAATTAATTTTCAAATgctaagagaaaataaaaaatttagacAAACTAGCCTTAAATCATTCAAGTAGAAACAAACCTGAATCAAGTAAAGCAACCCAATAGTTTCATCTTTTCATCActtttattattaaaatgaaaaagacagaagGTGTCTGTAAACAAAGGCGTTCTTGTGCCGACAGCTCTACAGACATCATTTTGACACTATGCTTCCACCCAATAGTGACTGAAGTCACTcaacagcaaaacaaaaacatttcaaatAATGACAATCCACTTTCTCAAAATCTTTcatcaaaattaagaaaaagaaaaaaaaatcttcaccagATCATGTAAAGAGTTCATTTTCCTGTGATCAGAGGATTTCTGaggacaacaatgacagagtctCCTCTGAGAAACATTTTAGAAATGTAGCGATCCTTGTTCACCGGCTTTGACTTTTTCTTTCCCTTCCCACTCTTGGGAACTTCTGTCCACATCTCCTTCACATTCTCCAAGACCATGTTGCAATgcctgaagaaaaacaaacaaaaaaaaaccccaatggtTTTATAAGTTAGtataaatataagtaattacatGTGCAgctcaaatgaaagaaaaataattaaaagtggTTATAttaaattgttttgaaaccatgGGACAATTTGAAAGAGTACATTACTTAGATTTTTTTAGTACTGTACTGAATACTGTTTATCATGTTTAATTCTATATTATTTacataattataaatataattcttttacaaataaataatacaatgatGTAATTATGTTTGCTAATTTTTTGATATAAtcttttaaaactgtaaaaaagatTGAATAACAAATACAAGCTAGCGTCTCGGTTTAGTACCTGTCGAAAGCCTTGACTCTGCCAAGCAGCTTCTTGTTGTTGCGACAGTTAATGAGGACCTGTGTATTGTTCTTGACTGACTGTGTGAGCACAGACAGGGGACCAGTGTTGAACTCTTCCTCCTCTCGTTTCTGGAGCTCCTCAGGGGTCATCTCCGACTTAGGCTTTGTTAACAGACTCCTGAAAATTAACACAGAAATTTCACTGTTAATAACAACACTAACATGACTTATTTTATATATCATATACAATACAGAATTTATTAGTACATTATAATATTGGATGTTGTCCAACTGTatgttcagtttaattttttagtgttttaaacctgtgtttactttagtttatgcATAACTGATGGTGAAAGTATGGGCAATACAAAACAAAGCTGCATGCCAAATTACAACATCAAAGAATGTGTTCCTATATAATGCCTTGGGTTTTTTC
Encoded proteins:
- the snrpd2 gene encoding small nuclear ribonucleoprotein Sm D2; this encodes MSLLTKPKSEMTPEELQKREEEEFNTGPLSVLTQSVKNNTQVLINCRNNKKLLGRVKAFDRHCNMVLENVKEMWTEVPKSGKGKKKSKPVNKDRYISKMFLRGDSVIVVLRNPLITGK